The proteins below are encoded in one region of Strix aluco isolate bStrAlu1 chromosome 8, bStrAlu1.hap1, whole genome shotgun sequence:
- the PDE4DIP gene encoding myomegalin isoform X8 translates to MRAPRRRRQSGSRKRDPCSGDGPAVLPGASCMAASQDRPWGEGDEDPVLAEPGGSHGPPGAQPQPGPLVQTCLLRDLEMGPLAQTQTLRDFEQHLNDLKKENFSLKLRIYFLEERVQQKGEGSRDDVYRRNIELKVEVESLKRELQEKQQALDNTWVAAENQTTRSQAALRQQYEERQRESEHVYELLENKIQLLQEEARLARSEAEQATALARAEAERCRELAGKLKEAARMKEEERSDDGCGAMAQRRIEELTQELADSHRLVETLSAEKHDLQQRLEEPPAMGGQNLQDEHQQLAPGDPAAGEHVPDLCVAELQGKIQQFEAANKLLQEKLNELNFELKSVQETSQRQDCTIQSLNEVLKSKESKTEELYHIIEGQNETMGKLRDMLHRSHLGQLQMSESPLSSQEQQMSLLDLQNTLFCTKLEVQKLKRAQRQKEHQLTEARRATQLLETMVHEEEQQKEAALKHNQELRAVVQQLQAELQDKAQQLQTVEWEKCRELQAQEQKVHRLSQHLARKEQLLQESRELLQCQQSSDKSPAAMNAMLEKLQQRVSDRDDALERAVDEKFCALEKKEQELQQLHLSIRERGSDLERLRNVLSSNEATIHSLESLLKAKTLELEQVSATCQNLQWLKEEIEAKSCIRQKEQEGIIQQLQTCLHDRNKEVEELTATLLCKLGPGQSEIAEELCLRLQHKEKMLQDLLSDRNHQTTEHDAEIRELLQALSTKEQQSRVAAEKMAHALAERSCELQLLRQHVLGKEPVGTQLAGARLLKQDKQPIQEILQRACGATAIAGPPQGDSSCRTEGVTMSAAELEKDLVNAKEELELMAKKERESRRELAALQSVVATQEEELQVQASDIESLTRTIQIKEDLIKDLQMQLVDPEEIPAVERLTQEVLVLREKVALVESRGQEATGNRRQQLLLMLEGLVAERNRLNEALQAERQLYGSLVKFHTHPDSAARDHTLQVELEGVHELRGQLEEALGRSLERLSRLETQGAIGGQATGTDADDASTNFTSSIKEEAAHGVATQHSSPRTPKESGGTERTLMGSTAPAMLERELQAEKELRELKAQLEEAGFSSVSQIRKAMLSLCLENAELKEQMGEATSLLESGEQEEAGLGTPLAPEPHRLQRKSRSALRDHPTGGSGDGQGVPAERGAVPAKRPALEARSQDDVPKRPCPGTTGGGDRSHVEGTIPGGGWPGLGAELRSQVAQGQRQCQELQDKLAASEATVRAQAEQLEKYHILLPGEPHAQQLSKQVQVDFQDLGYETCGRSETEADRDETTSPECEEPDVFSEPSLGEEPGSLCQPGMPRAGKAARKAVAPVDVGALHQHIQDLKTQLLNANKVIQSLQRRARSISVTSGYTSGTERPPPGPMALASPAYSLTDEDEGWQSDGHSTLCPPALRAHRDLQHLVHRVTLLEAQLPATKPGGILPKELQSATWPGKYDSLIQAQARELSHLRQVLREGRGVSRSLAQHLRDALRSFEDILRGTDIDYYLGQGFREQLAQGRQLAERLSNKLGTRDRQDGEDKTSHELLALRLSRELQEKEKVIESLEAKLQERCESPGSSHPPSESSRSATSSSFVSEGLEPCSDGDAASECSQCHEEPARIAGLHFDSLSKPVSAPLPVLAPGLPPFLPAEPPHPAAPPLLGCCGTPVCSLAEAQQELQVLRRQLGESVTLPVAPAKPTAPLGPFGEGSKAPASLCRHGALQSLAEIPGATETCALWDVPPPGQPLYGALPLGYPSSQRLTGADLLEEHLVEIRSLRQRLEESICTNDRLREQLERRLASTSKASGLPGDVCTQTLEPGLQLSGENQALREDNRTLRLQCDHLSQELAQVQEALLAACSRAREAEAELGQRRGEQRRLAEELTKHQEGVQQLREERRSLQEDNNRLQHTVTLLQQQYEEHRLLLQTLRMELHVYESLPGPSAETRAGCFPSPPVRDVGTSSAAPLFSQLPSDTSVARRMDEPRGADPLVSKTEGPTGAHVVGRLDTYRALEQHILEGKALAHELMCLTRPALGLPNCPLPGKEVTRGQDGAGGGGGPDPPWPMCKVAPEPATSPEACRAGKWQVVPSLGAVAGTALPCWAGHGESPGAAGCGCPSSTGSRTLLPQALGWAGAGHLWGSASTLHHVLEECASFLAAFWSTVLPVGPAQHQGKEQELQGEIVALRAQLSEREDALRSTAERLRGTAQLKDSMEQFIVSQLTRTHSVLRKARTNLEVKAQQALPVA, encoded by the exons GAGGCAATCCGGCAGCAGGAAGAG GGACCCCTGCAGTGGCGACGGGCCAGCCGTGCTCCCCGGAGCCAGCTGCATGGCGG cttcccaAGACAGGCCGTGGGGTGAGGGCGACGAGGACCCCGTGCTGGCCGAGCCGGGGGGGTCCCATGGCCCCCCGGgtgctcagccccagcctggcccctTGGTGCAAACGTGTCTCCTCCGGGACCTGGAGATGGGTCCCCTCGCCCAGACACAGACCCTGCGGGACTTCGAGCAG CACCTCAACGACCTCAAAAAGGAGAATTTCAGCCTCAAGCTGCGCATCTACTTTCTGGAGGAGCGCGTCCAGCAGAAGGGCGAGGGCAGCCGGGATGATGTTTACCGGCGG AACATCGAGCTGAAGGTGGAGGTGGAGAGCCTGAAGCGGGAGCTGCAGGAGAAGCAACAAGCCCTGGACAACACATG GGTGGCCGCAGAGAACCAGACGACCCGCAGCCAGGCAGCGCTCCGGCAGCAGTATGAGGAACGGCAGCGGGAGTCGGAGCACGTCTATGAGCTCCTGGAAAACAAGATCCAGCTCCTGCAGGAG GAGGCCAGGCTGGCACGGAGTGAGGCCGAGCAGGCCACGGCACTGGCCAGAGCTGAGGCGGAGCGGTGccgggagctggcagggaagCTGAAGGAAGCTGCgaggatgaaggaggaggagaggagcgATGATGGCTGTGGTGCCATGGCTCAGAG gAGGATCGAAGAGCTGACCCAAGAGCTGGCCGACAGCCACCGGCTCGTGGAGACACTGTCAGCTGAGAAGCATGACCTGCAGCAGCGCCTGGAGGAGCCCCCAGCTATGGGGGGGCAG aATTTGCAGGATGAACATCAGCAGCTGGCTCCAGGTGACCCGGCAGCAGGGGAGCATGTGCCCGATCTCTGTGTTGCAGAGCTGCAGGGTAAAATCCAGCAGTTTGAAGCTGCCAACAAG TTGTTACAGGAAAAGCTGAATGAAttgaattttgaattaaaatctgTCCAAGAAACATCGCAAAGGCAAGATTGTACAATCCAGAGTCTGAACGAGGTCCTGAAGAGCAAAGAGAGTAAG ACAGAAGAGCTGTACCATATCATTGAAGGGCAGAATGAGACAATGGGCAAGCTGCGGGACATGTTACACAGAAGCCACCTGGGACAGTTGCAG ATGTCAGAGAGCCCACTCTCATCCCAGGAGCAGCAAATGTCACTGCTAGATCTTCAGAATACGCTTTTCTGCACCAAGCTGGAGGTGCAGAAACTGAAAAGAGCTCAGCGCCAGAAAGAGCATCAACTGACTGAAGCCAGGAGAGCAACCCAGCTCCTAGAGACCATGGTGCAtgaggaggagcagcagaaagaggCAGCCTTGAAACACAACCAG GAGCTGCGTGCTGTGGtacagcagctgcaggcagagctgcaggacaAGGCTCAGCAGCTCCAGACGGTAGAGTGGGAGAAATGCCGTGAGCTGCAGGCCCAGGAGCAGAAAGTTCACCGTTTGAGTCAGCATCTGGCTCGCAAGGAACAGCTTCTGCAG GAATCAAGAGAGCTTCTGCAATGCCAGCAAAGCTCGGACAAGAGTCCTGCAGCCATGAATGCCATGTTGGAGAAACTGCAGCAGCGAGTCAGCGACAGGGATGATGCTCTGGAG CGAGCAGTGGATGAGAAGTTCTGTGCCCTGGAGAAGAAAGAGCAAGAGCTGCAACAGCTCCATCTCTCAATAAGGGAGCGTGGAAGTGACCTGGAGAGACTGCGCAATGTCCTATCCAGCAACGAGGCCACCATTCAT AGCCTGGAGAGCCTCCTGAAAGCCAAAACCCTGGAACTAGAGCAGGTCTCAGCAACCTGCCAAAACCTCCAGTGGCTCAAGGAGGAGATCGAAGCCAAATCCTGCATCaggcagaaggagcaggaggggatCATCCAGCAGCTGCAGACCTGCTTGCATGACAGGAACAAGGAAGTGGAG GAGCTTACAGCAACTCTGCTGTGCAAGTTGGGCCCAGGACAGAGTGAGAtagcagaggagctgtgcttgCGTCTCCAGCACAAGGAGAAGATGCTGCAGGATCTCCTCAGTGACAGGAACCATCAGACCACGGAGCATGATGCTGAAATCCGGGAGCTGCTGCAGGCCCTGAGCACCaaggagcagcagagcaga GTGGCTGCTGAGAAGATGGCACATGCTTTGGCTGAAAGGAGCTGCGAGTTACAACTCCTACGCCAGCATGTGTTGGGGAAGGAGCCTGTCGGGACCCAGTTGGCTGGTGCCAGGCTGTTGAAGCAGGACAAACAGCCCATACAA GAAATACTGCAAAGAGCTTGTGGAGCTACAGCCATTGCCGGACCCCCACAGGGGGACAGCAGCTGCAGGACAGAGGGAG TTACAATGTCAGCAGCAGAACTTGAGAAGGATCTTGTTAATGCCAAAGAGGAGCTGGAGCTGATGgcaaagaaggaaagggaaagcagG CGGGAGCTCGCTGCTCTCCAGTCTGTTGTGGCCAcgcaggaggaagagctgcaggTGCAGGCCTCCGATATAGAGTCCTTGACCAGGACCATCCAGATCAAAGAGGACCTCATCAAG GATCTGCAGATGCAGCTGGTAGATCCCGAAGAAATTCCAGCCGTGGAAAGGCTGACGCAAGAAGTGCTGGTGCTTCGGGAGAAAGTGGCCTTAGTGGAGTCACGAGGACAGGAGGCTACTGGAAACAGAAGGCAGCAG TTGTTACTGATGCTGGAAGGGCTGGTGGCTGAAAGGAATCGGTTAAATGAGGCTCTCCAGGCAGAGAGGCAGCTCTACGGCAGCCTGGTAAAGTTTCACACGCACCCAGACAG CGCTGCAAGAgaccacactctgcaggtggaGCTGGAGGGGGTCCACGAGCTCCGGGGACAACTGGAAGAAGCTCTTGGAAGAAGCTTGGAGCGTTTGAGCAGGCTGGAGACACAGGGCGCCATAGGAG GTCAGGCCACAGGCACAGATGCTGATGATGCCAGTACCAACTTCACCAGCAGCATCAAGGAAGAAGCAGCCCATGGCGTGGCAACCCAGCAC AGCAGTCCCCGGACCCCTAAGGAAAGTGGGGGCACTGAAAGGACCCTGATGGGGAGCACGGCACCCGCCATGCTGGAGCGGGAGTTGCAGGCAGAAAAGGAGCTGCGGGAGCTGAAGGCACAGCTGGAGGAAGCTGGCTTCTCCTCTGTCTCCCAAATCAG GAAGGCGATGCTGAGCCTGTGCCTGGAGAATGCGGAGCTGAAGGAGCAGATGGGTGAAGCCACATCACTGCTGGagagtggggagcaggaggaggctgggctgggcaccCCCCTGGCCCCTGAGCCCCACAGGCTGCAGCGGAAGAGCCGCAGTGCCCTCAGGGATCACCCGACTGGTGGCAGCGGGGATGGCCAGGGGGTCCCGGCAGAGCGGGGAGCTGTGCCTGCCAAACGCCCAGCGCTGGAGGCACGATCCCAGGATGATGTGCCCAAGAGACCTTGCCCTGGCACCACGGGTGGAGGGGACAGGAGCCAT GTGGAGGGCACGATCCCTGGCGGgggctggccagggctgggcGCGGAGCTGCGGTCCCAGGTGGCGCAGGGCCAAAGGCAgtgccaggagctgcaggacaAGCTCGCCGCCTCGGAGGCCACGGTGCGGGCGCAAGCTGAGCAGCTGGAGAAGTACCACATCCTGCTCC CAGGTGAACCCCACGCCCAGCAGCTCAGCAAGCAAGTGCAGGTGGACTTCCAGGACCTGGGCTATGAGACGTGTGGGCGAAGCGAGACTGAGGCTGACCGGGACGAGACCACCAGCCCCG aGTGCGAGGAGCCAGATGTATTCAGCGAGCCCAGCCTGGGCGAGGAGCCGGGGTCCCTGTGCCAGCCAGGGATGCCCAGGGCGGGCAAGGCTGCCCGGAAAGCTGTGGCTCCGGTGGACGTGGGAGCCCTGCACCAGCACATACAGGACCTCAAGACACAGCTACTCAATGCCAACAAGGTGATCCAGAGCCTGCAGCGCCGTGCCCGCTCCATCTCTGTCACCAGTGGCTACACCTCTGGCACCGAGCGGCCCCCACCAGGTCCCATGGCCCTGGCCTCCCCAGCCTACAGCCTCACTGACGAGGACGAGGGCTGGCAGTCGGATGGCCACAGCACCCTCTGCCCGCCCGCCCTGCGGGCACACCGCGACCTGCAGCACCTCGTGCACCGCGTCACCCTCCTCGAGGCACAGCTGCCTGCAACCAAGCCTGGAGGCATTTTGCCCAAGGAGCTGCAATCTGCCACTTGGCCGGG GAAGTACGACTCGCTGATCCAGGCACAGGCTCGCGAGCTCTCCCACCTCCGGCAGGTGCTGCGGGAGGGCCGTGGGGTGAGCCGCAGCCTGGCCCAGCACCTGCGTGATGCCCTGCGGTCCTTTGAGGACATTCTCCGTGGCACCGACATCGACTACTACTTGGGCCAGGGCTTCCGGGAGCAGctggcccagggcaggcagctggcTGAGAGGCTCAGCAACAAGCTGGGCACCA GAGATCGACAAGATGGGGAGGATAAAACCAGCCACGAACTCCTGGCACTGAG GCTCAGCCGGGAGCTCCAGGAGAAGGAGAAGGTGATTGAGAGCCTGGAGGCGAAGCTGCAGGAGCGTTGTGAGTCCCCGGGCAGCAGCCACCCACCCTCCGAATCATCCCGCTctgccaccagctcctccttcGTGTCTGAGGGGCTGGAGCCCTGCTCGGACGGGGACGCAGCCAGCGAGTGCAGCCAGTGCCATGAGGAGCCCGCCCGAATCGCAG GCCTTCACTTTGACTCCTTGTCCAAACCTGTTAGTGcccccctgcctgtgctggcccCCGGGCTGCCCCCCTTCCTGCCTGCTGAGCCCCCCCATCCCGCAGCCCCGCCTCTCCTGGGCTGCTGCGGGACCCCCGTCTGCTCCCTGGCCGAGGCGCAGCAGGAACTGCAGGTGCTCCGGAGGCAGCTGGGAGAAA GTGTGACGCTGCCCGTAGCACCAGCAAAGCCCACAGCCCCACTGGGCCCCTTCGGAGAGGGCAGCAAAGCCCCGGCGTCGCTCTGCCGACACGGTgcgctgcagagcctggctgagatCCCCGGGGCCACCGAGACCTGCGCCCTCTGGGACGTACCCCCTCCCGGCCAGCCGCTTTATGGGGCCCTGCCGTTGGGGTACCCCTCCAGCCAGAGGCTAACGG GGGCAGACCTGCTGGAGGAACACTTGGTGGAGATCCGGAGCCTGCGCCAGCGCCTCGAGGAGTCCATCTGCACCAACGACCGGCTCCGGGAGCAGCTCGAACGCCGCCTGGCCTCCACCAGCAAGGCCAGCG GACTGCCTGGAGATGTCTGCACCCAGACGCTGGAGCCGGGGCTGCAGCTGAGCGGGGAGAACCAGGCTCTGCGTGAGGACAACCGGACCCTGCGGCTCCAGTGTGACCACCTCTCCCAAG agctggcGCAGGTGCAGGAGGCGCTCCTGGCTGCCTGCTCCCGGGCACGGGAGGCTGAAGCAGAGCTGGGCCAGAGGCGTGGGGAGCAGCGGAGGCTGGCGGAGGAGCTCACCAAGCACCAAGAGGGTGTCCAGCAGCTCCGGGAGGAGCGGCGCTCTCTGCAGGAGGACAACAACAG gctgcagcacaCAGTGAcgctcctgcagcagcagtaTGAGGAGCACCGCCTGCTCCTGCAGACCCTGCGCATGGAGCTGCACGTCTATGAGAGCCTTCCTGGCCCCTCTGCCGAGACCCGTGCAG GCTGCTTCCCATCTCCTCCAGTGCGGGATGTTGGCACAAGTTCAGCAGCTCCCCTCTTCTCCCAGCTGCCCTCTGACACGTCGGTGGCCCGGCGGATGGATG AGCCACGTGGGGCAGACCCGCTGGTGAGCAAGACCGAGGGACCGACGGGGGCCCATGTTGTCGGCCGCCTGGACACCTACCGGGCCCTGGAGCAGCACATCCTGGAGGGGAAGGCGCTGGCCCACGAGCTGATGTGTCTCACGCGCCCGGCCCTTGGGCTGCCCAACTGCCCACTCCCAGGAAAGGAGGTAACGCGTGGGCAGgacggggctggcggcggcggggggccagACCCTCCGTGGCCCATGTGTAAAGTGGCTCCTGAGCCCGCTACCAGCCCTGAGGCTTGCAGGGCCGGCAAGTGGCAGGTAGTCCCCAGCCTGGGGGCTGTTGCCGGCACTGCCCTGCCATGTTGGGCTGGGCACGGCGAGTCCCCGGGTGCAGCGGGATGCGGGTGCCCCAGCAGCACCGGCTCCCGCACCCTTCTCCCGCAGGCCCTGGGGTGGGCGGGCGCCGGGCACCTCTGGGGCAGCGCCAGCACCCTGCACCACGTCCTGGAGGAGTGTGCATCTTTCCTCGCTGCCTTCTGGAGCACTGTGCTGCCTGTCGGCCCTGCCCAGCACCAGGGCAAG GAGCAGGAGCTACAGGGCGAGATCGTGGCGCTGCGGGCCCAGCTGTCTGAGAGGGAGGATGCTCTGCGGAGCACGGCCGAGCGGCTGCGTGGCACAGCCCAGCTCAAGGACAGCATGGAGCAGTTCATCGTGAGCCAGC TGACCAGGACCCACAGTGTGCTGCGCAAGGCCAGGACGAACCTGGAG GTGAAGGCCCAGCAGGCCCTGCCTGTCGCATGA